The proteins below are encoded in one region of Paenarthrobacter ilicis:
- a CDS encoding SIS domain-containing protein, translating into MSLVERRAGQAVRSDGPAASRHAVDVVLGHLGEIGPAVASLRRESSRLAEWGEELARVRLRGGTVFAAGSDGSSHEAQRFTSELAAHDPVDGSGFKAIYIPKGATGSEQTVAAQLQAQVRSGDIVVLLAAKGITDDLRNAAAAAKKGGARVWALTGRESKDLADSVNEAICINTDPPHAEEAHLVAVLALCECFIDAQKHVTPE; encoded by the coding sequence ATGAGCCTCGTGGAAAGAAGGGCAGGCCAGGCTGTGCGCAGTGATGGGCCCGCAGCCAGCCGGCATGCCGTAGATGTGGTGCTTGGCCACCTCGGAGAGATTGGTCCCGCCGTCGCATCCTTGCGTCGGGAGTCTTCGCGCCTGGCGGAGTGGGGAGAGGAGTTGGCCAGGGTCCGGCTGCGCGGGGGGACCGTTTTTGCCGCCGGCAGCGATGGCTCATCCCATGAAGCGCAACGGTTCACGTCCGAACTCGCAGCCCACGATCCCGTTGATGGCTCCGGATTCAAAGCCATTTACATTCCCAAGGGTGCAACCGGCTCGGAGCAGACCGTCGCCGCCCAGCTGCAAGCTCAAGTGCGCAGCGGCGACATCGTGGTGCTCCTGGCAGCAAAAGGAATCACCGACGATCTGCGGAACGCTGCCGCTGCGGCCAAGAAGGGCGGCGCGCGGGTGTGGGCGCTGACAGGCAGGGAATCCAAGGACCTGGCGGATTCGGTGAATGAGGCGATCTGCATCAACACAGATCCGCCGCACGCCGAGGAAGCCCACTTGGTAGCTGTGCTGGCCCTCTGCGAGTGCTTCATCGACGCGCAAAAGCACGTTACACCGGAATAG
- a CDS encoding alkene reductase, with product MLFSPLALGELELSNRLVMAPLTRLRAGDKGVPGALIAEHYRQRASLGLIVSEGTYPTPAGQSYAGQPGLVTEEQVAGWKQVTEAVHADGGRIFAQVMHGGRVSHPDITNGVEIVGPSAVAIEGDVRTPLGKKPFPVPRELRTDELPSVIQEIVTASKNAIEAGFDGVELHSANGYLLHEFLAPNSNVRTDSYGGSPENRARFVIETVQAVVEALGANRVGIRISPEHNVQGISEVDAADVRATYQVLVDTIAPLNLAYLSVLHHDPKSALVQDLRERFNGIFLVNTGFSQITTRDEAFAIIEDGLADAVVVGRPAIANPDLARRWRESLPLNEPDASTFYADGAEGYTDYPFYSN from the coding sequence ATGCTGTTTTCTCCCCTGGCCCTCGGCGAGCTCGAACTTTCCAACCGATTGGTGATGGCGCCCCTGACGCGTCTCCGTGCCGGAGATAAAGGTGTGCCCGGAGCTCTTATCGCCGAGCACTACCGCCAGCGGGCTTCCTTGGGCCTGATCGTCAGTGAGGGCACCTACCCGACGCCGGCCGGGCAGTCCTATGCAGGTCAGCCGGGCTTGGTGACCGAGGAGCAGGTTGCCGGCTGGAAGCAGGTCACTGAAGCAGTCCACGCCGATGGCGGCCGGATCTTCGCACAGGTAATGCACGGTGGACGGGTGTCACACCCGGATATCACCAACGGTGTGGAAATCGTTGGCCCCAGTGCTGTGGCGATTGAGGGCGACGTCCGCACACCCCTGGGCAAGAAGCCGTTCCCGGTTCCCCGTGAACTCCGCACTGATGAGCTGCCCAGCGTCATCCAGGAAATCGTCACTGCATCGAAGAATGCCATTGAGGCCGGTTTTGACGGCGTTGAGCTGCACTCCGCCAATGGCTACCTTCTGCACGAGTTCCTTGCTCCCAACTCCAACGTCCGCACGGACAGCTACGGTGGTTCCCCCGAGAACCGGGCACGCTTCGTGATCGAGACCGTCCAGGCCGTTGTGGAGGCACTTGGAGCCAACCGCGTTGGCATCCGTATTTCCCCCGAGCACAACGTCCAGGGGATCTCGGAGGTGGACGCAGCTGATGTCCGCGCCACGTACCAGGTTCTGGTGGACACCATTGCCCCGCTCAACCTCGCCTATCTGAGCGTCCTGCACCACGATCCCAAGAGCGCCCTGGTTCAGGACCTTCGCGAGCGTTTCAACGGCATCTTCCTCGTGAACACCGGCTTCAGCCAGATCACCACCCGTGACGAAGCTTTTGCCATCATCGAGGACGGCCTCGCCGATGCCGTCGTCGTTGGCCGGCCCGCCATTGCCAACCCGGACCTCGCCCGCCGTTGGCGCGAAAGCTTGCCCCTCAACGAGCCGGACGCCTCCACCTTCTACGCCGATGGCGCTGAGGGCTACACGGACTACCCGTTCTACTCGAACTAA